One part of the Vibrio ponticus genome encodes these proteins:
- the agaW gene encoding PTS N-acetylgalactosamine transporter subunit IIC: MLMEAILVAVWAALCGIDKFDVFTGIHRPLVTGTVVGLILGDLQMGLIAGATFELAWLGLVANAGVQPPDTTVGAIVGTMFAIKLDMTPEAAIGMAIPFALAMQTCVLFLFTSCAPMMQKADEYAESLNLKGIDKLIYIGLSARALLYGVVGFCAIYFGVTGAEFIQEYLPQSIVKGMAIAGGMMPAVGFAMLLRTMFNVAILPYFFLGFVCSTYFNMPILGTALVFTCVAILDYMNNKKSDTPQATTQTQVFDDEL, translated from the coding sequence ATGTTAATGGAAGCTATATTAGTCGCAGTATGGGCGGCATTATGTGGCATCGATAAATTCGATGTATTCACAGGTATCCACCGACCTCTGGTAACAGGTACGGTTGTGGGTTTAATTCTCGGTGACCTGCAAATGGGTCTCATTGCGGGTGCAACATTTGAGTTAGCATGGCTAGGTCTTGTTGCGAACGCAGGTGTTCAGCCACCAGATACAACAGTTGGTGCGATCGTTGGTACTATGTTTGCGATCAAACTAGATATGACGCCAGAAGCCGCTATTGGTATGGCAATTCCTTTCGCTCTAGCAATGCAAACATGTGTTCTTTTCCTATTTACTTCTTGTGCACCAATGATGCAGAAAGCGGACGAATATGCAGAAAGTCTGAACCTGAAAGGGATTGATAAGCTTATCTACATCGGTCTAAGTGCTCGTGCATTGCTATACGGTGTGGTTGGTTTCTGTGCAATCTACTTTGGTGTTACAGGTGCTGAATTCATTCAAGAATATCTTCCACAAAGTATCGTGAAAGGTATGGCGATTGCTGGTGGTATGATGCCTGCAGTAGGTTTCGCAATGTTACTACGTACTATGTTTAACGTTGCTATCTTGCCTTACTTCTTCTTAGGTTTCGTGTGTTCAACATACTTTAATATGCCAATTCTAGGTACAGCACTTGTGTTTACGTGTGTAGCTATCTTGGATTACATGAACAATAAAAAGTCTGACACTCCTCAAGCAACGACTCAAACGCAGGTATTTGACGATGAACTCTAA
- a CDS encoding PTS system mannose/fructose/N-acetylgalactosamine-transporter subunit IIB gives MANIVLARIDERLIHGQIRLQWGKHSGANTILVANDEIAQMEPLQAPFKASAGSDFAVLFRTIDQTIANLPKAGMDRKILLLCKNPTDFAKIVQGGIKLPEINIGNMHFHEGRVVVNKYINVDKHDMAAFNVLRDHGSVSTIQHMPESDKECIFEMTKDLQI, from the coding sequence ATGGCTAATATCGTTTTAGCACGTATTGATGAACGTCTAATTCACGGTCAAATTCGTCTTCAGTGGGGCAAGCATTCTGGTGCAAATACAATTCTAGTTGCTAACGATGAAATTGCACAAATGGAACCACTTCAAGCACCTTTCAAAGCCTCTGCGGGTAGTGATTTTGCAGTGTTATTCCGTACTATTGACCAAACTATTGCCAACCTACCTAAAGCAGGTATGGACCGTAAGATATTATTGTTGTGTAAAAATCCAACTGATTTTGCAAAAATCGTTCAAGGTGGAATTAAATTACCAGAAATTAACATTGGTAATATGCATTTTCATGAAGGGCGAGTAGTTGTTAATAAATATATTAACGTTGATAAACATGATATGGCTGCGTTTAATGTTTTGCGTGACCATGGAAGTGTAAGCACTATTCAGCATATGCCTGAAAGTGACAAAGAGTGCATTTTTGAAATGACAAAAGATTTACAAATCTAA
- a CDS encoding polysaccharide lyase 8 family protein codes for MKTTSLSALIAVIGCTGLHAEPVFANTTTDVDAAPVRVSTQDFYSIVRHRWASYFLGDQTMAFDQQLTNEITKINHQAKQWLDQLTIDENGLWADLPLQTDNAEQKRKLGIQLYATYQRIFTLARAYKLPGGELENDPQLLAMLVESLAFLHDNFYHVGTAEWGNWWHWQLGIGRVANNTLVVLYDELPQEIISNYVDASRYFVPRPTHLSEGYGAPYSSAPLMFESTGGNRTDNAQVVLIRGILDNNENEIKSAVESLSSIIPFVTEGDGFYQDGSFIQHKDLPYSGTYGQVMVEGLGMLMGLVANTPWQANDPNLQKIYPLLLEAFAPLLVDGKMMDMVNGRAISRISGQNQKVGQAMLSSMLLYLPGAPENYKQQLGEFLKSQLQRSENGIAQPTIFSSYQLAQQLLADNQIKPQAPRSTHTQFAEMDRIVHHRPTWSFGIAMHSDRVGNYECINGENLKGWHTADGMGYLYNQGSAHYNNYWPLVDSFKLPGTTTLQVERSLCSGQLSAQRDGRQGSMDWTGGASLEQYGIAGMQFVSWNQDLEAKKSWFMFDDEIIALGADIRNKSANDAVTTLENRKIPENSKVTFNGKLLADNRSVEQPLTSLSIEFDSSKPSVQYLSLDEQPIKVSKVCRQGNWADIGTNKGELTGCFIEATLQHSAETNGSYAYAIVPSLSNNFDSAKQLPIDVVANNSQVQAVAHNRLGLFAANFWDDSQAGIITADNSMSIILKSTENSIAVSVSDPSRSWWDRDFSLEGQYKIVVDGENRVSLKDSRHFSVDLSGLDGSSYSFQIQKIHSGEAK; via the coding sequence TTGAAAACTACATCTCTATCTGCTCTGATCGCTGTGATCGGATGTACGGGACTGCATGCTGAGCCCGTTTTTGCAAACACAACAACTGATGTTGATGCAGCGCCAGTGCGTGTATCAACCCAAGATTTTTACTCTATTGTTCGTCATCGCTGGGCAAGTTATTTCCTCGGTGATCAAACAATGGCTTTTGATCAGCAATTGACTAACGAAATTACCAAAATTAACCACCAAGCAAAACAGTGGCTGGATCAACTGACCATTGATGAAAATGGATTGTGGGCAGATCTTCCTCTCCAAACCGACAATGCCGAGCAAAAAAGAAAGCTAGGTATTCAACTTTACGCCACATACCAACGTATTTTCACGCTAGCTCGTGCGTATAAACTCCCTGGCGGTGAACTTGAAAATGATCCCCAGCTACTTGCGATGCTCGTCGAGTCACTAGCATTTCTTCATGACAATTTTTACCATGTTGGTACAGCTGAATGGGGCAACTGGTGGCATTGGCAACTTGGCATTGGACGCGTAGCTAACAACACGTTAGTAGTACTATATGATGAGCTGCCTCAAGAAATCATTAGCAATTACGTTGATGCATCTCGCTACTTTGTTCCTCGACCTACACACTTAAGTGAAGGATATGGTGCACCTTACTCTTCTGCTCCATTGATGTTTGAATCTACAGGTGGTAACCGCACAGATAATGCTCAGGTAGTACTTATTCGAGGCATTCTCGACAATAATGAGAACGAAATTAAATCGGCGGTTGAATCCCTATCTAGCATTATCCCATTTGTAACTGAAGGTGATGGTTTTTACCAAGACGGCTCATTTATTCAGCATAAAGATTTGCCATACAGCGGTACATATGGACAAGTAATGGTTGAAGGTCTAGGCATGCTAATGGGGCTAGTTGCAAACACGCCTTGGCAAGCCAATGACCCTAATCTGCAAAAAATCTATCCATTACTTTTAGAGGCTTTCGCGCCTTTATTGGTCGATGGCAAGATGATGGACATGGTAAACGGCCGAGCGATTTCAAGGATATCAGGTCAAAACCAAAAAGTCGGGCAAGCCATGTTGAGTTCAATGTTGCTATATCTACCTGGCGCACCAGAAAACTATAAGCAACAACTCGGAGAATTCCTAAAGAGTCAGCTACAACGCAGTGAAAATGGCATTGCTCAACCTACTATTTTTAGTAGCTATCAGCTTGCTCAGCAGTTACTTGCAGATAATCAAATCAAACCACAAGCACCACGCAGCACTCATACGCAATTTGCCGAAATGGATCGTATTGTTCACCACCGCCCAACTTGGAGCTTCGGTATTGCGATGCACTCAGATCGCGTTGGTAACTATGAATGTATTAATGGCGAAAACCTAAAAGGCTGGCATACCGCTGATGGCATGGGGTACCTCTATAATCAAGGTTCGGCTCACTACAATAATTACTGGCCGTTAGTTGACTCGTTCAAATTACCTGGCACAACCACACTGCAAGTTGAACGTTCTTTATGCAGTGGTCAGCTTTCAGCACAGCGAGATGGTCGCCAAGGTTCAATGGATTGGACAGGCGGTGCAAGCCTTGAGCAATATGGTATTGCTGGTATGCAATTCGTTAGTTGGAACCAAGACCTAGAAGCTAAAAAGTCTTGGTTTATGTTTGACGATGAGATCATTGCACTTGGTGCTGATATCCGCAACAAGAGTGCAAATGATGCCGTAACCACATTGGAAAACCGAAAAATTCCGGAAAACTCAAAGGTGACGTTTAATGGTAAGTTATTGGCAGACAATCGCTCTGTAGAACAACCTTTGACTTCGCTAAGTATTGAGTTCGATAGCTCAAAACCAAGTGTTCAATACCTATCTCTAGATGAGCAACCAATTAAAGTATCTAAAGTTTGTCGCCAAGGTAACTGGGCTGACATCGGCACGAACAAAGGTGAGTTAACTGGCTGTTTTATCGAAGCGACACTTCAGCATTCTGCAGAGACTAATGGAAGTTACGCTTACGCTATTGTGCCTAGTCTAAGTAACAACTTTGATTCGGCGAAACAGTTGCCAATCGATGTTGTCGCAAATAACTCACAGGTACAAGCTGTCGCTCACAATCGACTCGGTTTATTCGCAGCGAATTTCTGGGATGATTCTCAAGCTGGCATCATCACTGCGGATAACTCAATGTCGATTATTTTGAAATCGACTGAAAATAGCATTGCGGTATCGGTATCGGATCCTAGCCGAAGCTGGTGGGATCGTGATTTTTCACTCGAAGGGCAGTACAAAATTGTTGTCGATGGTGAAAACCGCGTATCACTCAAAGACTCGCGTCACTTCTCTGTTGATCTCTCCGGATTAGACGGCTCAAGCTACTCATTCCAAATTCAGAAAATTCATTCTGGTGAGGCAAAATAA
- a CDS encoding DeoR/GlpR family DNA-binding transcription regulator — MKTAIERRLEIANMVGVRGKMHVDELAEYFNVTGATIRADLRFLDENGYIVRSHGFALVNRDVLSKLAMSATSKNQSGSTDFYEYVAHAFYGALEEKSTIFVDSSPLIRKSLKYLKDIKGATVVTRDLNLIQKVPHITDCKFFVTGGRVNTEYMKMTGSHMINSLRQYRFNNALIHVESFNTKLGVFSKSEFDADMIRLLCDLSEKITIVVESSAFSNNDSFWTCEPNKIDTVITDYNLDDETKKSLELNNVKILKLNINK, encoded by the coding sequence ATGAAAACCGCCATAGAACGAAGACTCGAAATCGCGAATATGGTTGGTGTACGTGGAAAGATGCACGTTGATGAGCTTGCCGAGTATTTCAATGTTACGGGAGCAACAATTCGTGCAGACCTACGTTTTCTAGATGAGAACGGGTATATCGTACGCTCGCATGGTTTTGCATTAGTGAATCGAGATGTGCTGTCAAAACTTGCAATGTCAGCAACGTCGAAAAATCAGAGTGGAAGTACAGATTTTTATGAATATGTTGCTCATGCGTTTTACGGGGCATTAGAAGAGAAAAGTACGATTTTTGTTGATAGTAGTCCATTGATCAGAAAATCGTTGAAGTATCTTAAAGATATTAAAGGAGCGACTGTCGTTACCCGAGATCTTAATTTGATTCAAAAGGTTCCCCACATAACGGATTGCAAATTTTTCGTTACAGGTGGTCGTGTGAATACAGAGTATATGAAAATGACTGGTTCACACATGATAAATAGTTTAAGACAGTATCGTTTTAACAATGCGCTTATTCATGTAGAGAGTTTTAACACCAAGTTAGGGGTGTTCTCTAAAAGTGAGTTTGATGCTGACATGATTAGATTACTTTGCGATTTGTCTGAGAAAATCACTATTGTAGTAGAGTCATCAGCCTTTAGTAATAACGACTCATTTTGGACATGTGAGCCAAATAAAATAGATACTGTCATCACGGATTACAATTTGGATGACGAAACGAAAAAGTCATTGGAATTGAATAATGTAAAAATATTAAAGTTAAATATTAATAAATAA